The nucleotide window tcagctcaggtcatggtcctggagtcccgggattaagttccacattgggctccctgcccagcggggatgCTGCTTGTTCTCTGCCGTTCACCCTGCTTGTTCACCTTGCCATtcaccctgcttgttctcttctctcgctcgctctctttcaagtaaataaatatttaaaaaaataaatacagcctTTAAATAAGTGGTTATTTGAAAGTTGATGAAGTCTTATGAAATAAATTCCTCTTTCTGCTTCAGGGACCGCTTACACCTGAGACGGACTACGGAACAGCACGTACCAGAGGTGGAAATCCAAGTCAAACGTAGAAGGACAGCCTCACTGAGCAACCAAGAGTGAGTATAGCCTGGGTTGAGAACCAGTTTAGTTTAGAATTCTTGTTCAGATTTGAACAGGCTATTATGCAGTGAGGGGGTACtgaaatcaatttaattaatgAGAGAAACCAATGTTTATAATATAGAAGATACAGCAAAACAGTTAAATCAACCTTAACCGTCCATGTAGTACTAacttatgttaaaaattttaataaaatgcattttttcccaaTTGTGTAGGTAGGTTTTATCAGTAAAATTCTACATCCTTCAACTAtgatatttacattatttctgttttatttgtgttGTTACTAAATCACTTCTTCtatgtttgaaaaattttttattcattgacCAAATGCTAATTTATGTATGTGTGCTGCattattcagattttaattttcagttaatacatttatccaattaaaaacttggaatgtggggcacctgggtggctcattaggtTAAGCGACtaccttcagcgcaggtcatgatcccatggtcctgggattgagccccacaacccACATTcaactccctgctcaggaggaagcctgcttctccttctccctctgctgctccttctgcttctgctctcacctgtgttctctcaaataactaaaatcttagaaaaaaacttgaaatgtatacatttattccTGTCCTTACATAGGATATCTACACATAGATAcatacacttttattttcttaactttttaaaagatttatttattcatgtaggaagagagagtgtgagagtgagtgaggggaggagcagagggagagagagagaatctccagcagactccgcaccaagcatggagcctaacacagggctccatcccaggaccctgatcatgacccaagccaaaatcaagagtcagatgcctaaccaactgagccacccaggcactcccacaCACTTTTGAATTTATGTTTCCAGCAGGGcgattttaatacaaaatatgcCAACATTTTTAATGATCTGATACATAGTATTTATTGGATCTCGCATTTTGTTATTATCACAAATCTTGACAGAATTAGtaggtacctttttttttcctttcccaaagctgttttacttgtttattttccaaaatgacaaatattaaaaatacatgaatataatCACTTTATAAAACACATAACTTTGACATAGAAAGAATCTACTTCAACTGACCATCAGTTCATCCCCTTCCCTCCGTAGAGATAATCCACAGATATGTAGATGTCTATACTTCCAgaccttttcctgttctttcatatgtatgcacacatggaaggggggagagggagggaggcataCTTGTGATCTCTTTACATATGTGAGGTTTATTCTGGAGCAGTAGGTCTTAGGGATCTATGTCAATGcatataaatactttatttattttacaaattgtaGAAGATGGGTGGTTTAATAACAATTGCATTTATGATTAGCTTACTGATGGATAGGTTTGCATTTCCTAGCTATTAACAAAGATAATGGCAGTCAATTTGAAAGTTAATATtccttattaatattatttacatttcagttcctcaaatataaagcttttttaaaaaagctattatAAAATAGGGGTAGAAtattgtcttctgtttttgttatttgctcattttatatATGGGTAAATTGCAATATATtcatttgcacattttaaattactGGTGAGTTTAACATGCAATATATtcatttgcacattttaaattactGGTGAGTTTAACAGTTTCTCCATTTTCCCTGTTTATTCATCTGAGctcattattttattacatttttattttgggaattcATTTAAATGAAGTATTGTGAATGGATAGTCTATATAAattgctcttttttaaagattttatttttttatttgacagagagagaaagcacgagcaggggttgctgcagagggagaagcagcctccccactgaggagggagactgatgtggggcttgatctcaggactgtgagatcatgacctgagctgaaggcagacgcttaactgactgagctgtccaggcgcccctaatttgttctttttaaaaaagattgatttatttgagagaggaagagagtgcaGGCCATGCACAAGtaagggtggagaggggcaggagagagaatcttatgcagacttcctgctgagcatggagccctaggAGAGCTCAaccccacaactctgagatcatgagctaagccaaaatcaagagtttggccacttaaccaactaagccacccaattGCCCCTATAATTTGTCCTTTATAATAGACTTTTtgccttattaattttctcttgtaTGGTAATGTCTTTTGTaacttaaaagcttttaaaagtgCCATTTTTACCCAGAGTCTTGGGAAGTATCTTGAGGTTGTTTAGAGATTGTGGTTGAGGTATGGGGTATTCTCTTGAGGGGGGATCTTTTGTTAGTGGGTAATGGTTCTATCATAGTTAAATTTTGTTAGAGCCTTTATCTTATGCAGGACCAGTGTGAACCAGCATAACAGGTAATCTCATTCTCATCTTTAAGCCCTCTTTAGGTGTCATTTTCTTGTCCAAATCTATGGAGACATTTTATtgctttcaaagaagaaataaattcactTCCTGACCTCTGCTGTTTATATTATGTGTAAATACTACAGGGTGCTAAATGGAGGAGGGGAGTTTTGAGTTAGGGAAATAGTGTAATTTCCCCagtcctttctttccattttgagaGTGGATTATAAAATGGGCAAGCAGTATTGATACTCGCTAAGCCTTGCATACTGATACATATGCTCAGAATTCTCTCAGAATTGGGATAGTTAGTAGTTATAGTCTATTTTAATGATAACCCATCAATATCCCACATTTTCCCAAACCCTAAGTGCTAAAAGTTAGTATTCCTGAGAAATTATGTGGTTACTGGTTCTAATGCTAATTAAGATTTGTGATTCATGTTCCATCcaagataaaagcaaaattgaataaaaagcaaaatggggcgtctgggtggcacagcggttaagcatctgcctttgactcagggcgtgatcccggctttatgggatcgagccccatgtcaggctcctctgctatgagcctgcttcttcctctccctctccccccatgtgttccctctctcgctggctgtctctatctctgtcgaataaataaataaaatcttaaaaaaaaaaaaaaagcaaaatgatgcAGACAAAACCTCTCACAGACCAACAATAATTGTTAATAGAAGCTCCTTGGTTTATATTCTTGGAATTGATGGTTATACCGTCTTCCAGTAGACCTATAAAGTAAATCAATTTTTGATTTTTGGGGCTGGtgaatgtctttcctttttcttgatgtATTATGAATTTGAGAGAATTTGGAGATTGGGGCTGGAGAGTTTTTTGGAGAGTCTATTTTGTGTACGCTTTTAGATGTCTTTCTAAATTATATTCTGCATTTTATGAACTGAATGTTACGtgtactgcattttattttattagttttagtttAGTCTGCAGCTGAGTTTCAGGTTAAATCCAAGAGGAACACTCCAATAGGAGTTTAAAAAAGCCaaaggatataatttttttttctctgaaacacTTTTAGAACCATATTAGGTCAGACTTTAAGTTGCCATTTGGTAATGAAATATTGGAACTAAGAATACCCAAATAAAAGTGGGACAATTTAAAAGCATGAGCAATGCAATTCAGACTCTTAATGGAGTTAGTGCAGATTTGACATGTACAGGGTACAGTCCCTCCCTAAGATTACCCTTAATACAGATACCAGCTGCAAGTCTTAGACTTTCTAGGCCATCTGCACTTCTGAACAGCTGGATGGAGATTCAAAGTTTCCAGTATTTCCTCAGGTTCCATAATTTGTTAGAATGATTCATGAAAAGTGCTATACTTACTATTAAGTTTACTGTAGGGGCTATAAATCAAGATAAGCCAGACGTACAGTCATAGGCAAGATCCATAACTTCATGTCCTTAGGTTGTAACACTCTCAGCTCATCAGTGTATATATatcaccaaccaggaagctcaCCAGAACTTTGGGGTGCCttctagagttttttttttttaagttttcatttattcatgtgagagagagaacaggagcaggggggagggagaggcagaaagagaagcagactccctgctgagcaggtagcctgacatgggcctggatcccaggaccctgggatcatgacctgagctgaaggcagacgcttaaccacctgagccacccaggcaccctgccttctagagtttatttattagagtttCATTACTTAAACATGATTGAATCAGTGATCATGTGGTTGAACTCAGTCTCCCTTGATGCCATCACTTCCCAAGAGGTCAGGCCACAGCCCTACACTCTAATCACATAGTTGGTCTTTGTGGATTGGCCAGCCCCTATCCTGAATCGTCTTTTAGCATTAAATCAGGTATGATCCAAGGGGCCCACCAAGAATAATGAAGATAGTTCTAACACTTGGTAAATTAGAGAATGTAGAGGTGACCTCCCATGAGCCATGGACAAAGTCCAACCCGATTCTTTATTATATAACAGAATGTTAAAAATGTCATGTAAAAACTGTAGAAAAATAGTGGAATACCTTTTTTTGGGCCCATTTCCAAGTCTTACTGCTATTGAGTAGTTTCATAAATagacatgtatacacacacttgtatacacacacacacacttaaggGCAGAATTGGTggagatttttttggttttgttttacgATTGTCTTATTGTCTTATTAACTGGTAACACTTCCTACATCATTATTCACAGAATCAGATTCACAGCCAGATTACTGATCCATAGGGATATGTTGAGGACATTTGTCTGGAATTCCCTTCCAACTAATAGGTAGTCAGTTTATATAGTTTGAGAGCCTAAAAGCCTGGGCTCTGGTAGTTCCTTGTTTCAGGTGGTTACTCCTTGGGGTATTTAGTATGGATATCAGCCTTAGTGTCTTACTGGAAATGCCTAGCAAATGCCTCTGTCTTCTTACTAAGGGTTAAAGAATTGTTTGGAGATAGGATTGGAAAGTCAGTAATGCATATGGTTCTGATGGTTTTTCCACGgggctttttaaaacaaaagaatttttttttattttaaagtttcttggGTAGTATCCCCAAAGTAGTGAGTATCCTTCTGTTCCTTGCACATTCTGTGTACAGAGAGACTCCTGTTTCTTCTTATAGTCTCTTCACAAGATAATAGGAAGCCCTGACCCTAATTGAGGCTCTCTTTAAATGTAAGAgtctccacattttctttcttattgttgCCCATAGGCAaatctctttccatttgtattaatttttatgtattgtgtTCTTGTCATAGGTGTCAGCTGTACCCAAGGCGATCTCAGCAGCAGCAAGTACCTGTGGTGGATTTCCAGGCAGAACTGAGACAGGCATTCTTAGCTGAGACACCAAGAGGTGGTTAAAGCAGTATTGGAACATCCAGGTAGCTGATTTCCAAGTGAAAAACCAGGTTAGAACTGATTCAGTCACAGTTAGGAATAAGTAAATAATGTGTTCGGAGGTCACTTAATTATTTGggatatgttaaaataaattttttctaaaaaatttcctaattgaatttaaataaaagaaatcatgttATAAGCACATTGcagaaagattaaaaaagtaaaagccaGCAGTAGGACCTTGGTCTTCTTAACCAGACACAAGTTTCCCAGTCACTGTAGTACATGCTTTTTAGGTAGTTTTATTTGTATGTAATTTCTATTGGTTTTccaattaatattataaaaaaatactgcattatAAATGCTGTTGAATATCCTGGTAATGAATGTTTTGTAATTACCTTTTTTGAGAAACTTCATCTTTTTCCTGGTAGTTTCAGTAAAGCTTCAGTGAACTGCTGAGCATAACATACTAGATAGGATCATTTCCTCAGATTTGCAGATGTGAAAATAAACTGAACCAGAAATAAAAGCTTAGGTACATTTTCTAAATTGTATTACAAAGTATTAGTCTCTGTTGCCCTGAAAAAATGGAATGCCAGTTACGATACACTTACACATGTATTGGTGGTTTTAATTACATACCATTTGTGCCTAGTGAATTATAAATAACACATCACATTCATAATCAGATAAGCTAAATAATTTCCCATGCATATTTactaattattcctttttttttgttttgtctttttcacttttttgttttcagCAATGTATTTGAATCAGCTGACAATGTATTGATGTATTTGATTCAGCTgacaatgtaataaaaatattacccaTGATTTTTTCAATGTGATGTAGATTTATTTATAGTctgtctttttatgttttatgtgacctttttttaaattttaagatttgaATGCCTGTAGTCCAAAGGGTTTAATACACTTTTTAGAAACTAGGAGACAAGAGGCTTATAGATGagttttttttctagattttatttccGTTTTGGTATATATTACCCCTCAACTCACATTAATTAGGCCTGTTTACAGCcactattttgttttaaattaaaagatagaATACAATTTTCTGAGAAGAATTCTGCCCTGCTGAATCCTTTACTCAGCATTCTCCAGTAATTACCTGGAGTTGATTGCAGGGCATGGAATTGATTTTGAACAGTGGAATCTGATCATTGTCCCTAGCTGTTCCCCAGAAGTAAggccatttttaaataattaattgagaaaagcaaaattttttttttaccaggaATTTTTTGGATCTTCAGTGCAGTTAATACACTCTTGTAAGTTcctaattataatttaattaattaatttatttacatggggctcaaactgacgaccctgagatcgagtcacatgctctaccaactgagccagccaagcacccctataTTTAAATCATACATTATGATCTGCATATAGGATCATCTGATTTTCTGATGCTATGTTCTATTGTAGTCTCAAGTGCTAGTTAAACAGCACTGGTTACTAAGATTATTTTAGAGCAGTGTTAGTAAAGTATCTTGCCCACTGACTGTTTGCCTAAAGgaaattttattggaatacaacCATGTCCTTTCATTTGTGTATGGTCTGTGGCTGTATTTGTCAGTACAGCAGCAGATTGAAGTAGTTGGGACATATTGAATGGCAGGCAAAGCTTGAAATACTATCTTCTCCCTTAAAAGAACGTTCTCTGGCATCTTTCTTAGAGAATCACATTTAAAGGTGAAAGCACCAAGTTGGGACAATGGGGAACTGGTGATACTATAAAAGGTGATGAAGAGAAAGGGGTTATAGGATGGAAGGTATATGAAAGTAAACATTACAGGGTAGGGAACCAGATGAATTTCTGGGTTAGGGATCAAGTCTAAGAATCATGGTAAAGAATCATGTCTAAAGAATAAATGTAGATGGGtagtttttaaagacattttaacaattggtatgtttcttttttacaataaaaatctaaaacatcaTGACACATaccctacttaatacccatcaccctgatgaacactgggtgttgtatataactAATGactcattgaacactacattaagaacgaatgatgtactatacagtggctaactgaacataataaaagaatttggaaaaaaaaaccctttgctcttttcagaaattatatttttaaaaatggaagtgaatCCAAATCAACAAGtccaaaaaacaagacaaaacaaacaaaaacaaaaagtaaaacaaacaaaaatccagagcATCCAAGTGATAGACAAGAAGAATGGGGAAGTAAGCCAAAGATTTTAAAACCCATCTTTTAACCACAGCATAGGgttgaattttctttcattttgcccatttgctttttttagttggaatcatgtttttaaatgaatttattttgtatttattccaCTTAAATGTATATCACTaatgtttcctcattttattaTAGTCATCATAATTTCCCTTTGTAATGAATAAATGATAGTTCATTcatgatttgcttttcccttgtacttgttttttttttctagtttgctaTGCTTTTATactctatattttaaaagagacattTGGTATCTTAAATTTATTACAGTAAGAATCCAGTTGTGGACTGTAGGGTATACATATTAGTATGACTCTTAAATGTTTTGTTACATTACTTCTGACAACATCGTAAGCATCGTTGATTGCTATTAAGAATAATTACTACTAGTGCTAGTTTTTCAGTACCATctttggtgtcattttttttcctttgataaataaaaaattccaaaaatggaaaattggttgtgtgtgtgtgtgtgtgtgtgtgtgtgtggttttaattGGCATTGCTTTGTGGATGAATACTTTTCcaatttgtattttctcctttttacacATTTTCTGTGAAGAGCGTGATATTTTACCAGATTTGAATGTGAACTAATGCATTAccattattatatgatttctcttttGTTGTATGTATCGTGGCCAAGTTGACCATCTTATCttttcacttacatttttataaagttcaatcATTTGAAAATCCAGGCTTTCCAAAAGTTGAAGAAATTCTGTGAGGAATCTCAGGATGTTTGAGTCAGGGACTTGAggccatttatttgtttatatgcttTTTGATGTAAGGAGATTTATCATAACTGCTAATTCATCATCGTAGTATGACGTCACTGCTCTTATGCTCTTCATGAAGCATTTTGCTGTCGTTTGCTATGGAGATAAATTTGGTCAGTCTCCAAAGTGAAACATCCTTTCCCTTATAAGCAGTCATGATTATGGTGTACTAGATTTAGGGATAagagataactttttaaattttaggtccTGTTCGTTAAGGAGGGTTTGTCTTAACCACTTCAGTGAGTCCCTATTCTGAGTTATGAATAAAGTGTATATCTCATATTTATATAGAATATTCTATATTATATTACGTGTCCGTGTTCTCAGTTCTTTAGGTCTCCAGTTCTTTAGATTATGACTCACATCTGCAGGTACACATTTATACTTGATAACTGATAAACAACATTTAGTAGATGCGGAAGGGGTTTGGAAACTCAACAGGTTAGGTGATGGACAGAAACAAGACTGCAACTGGCCTTTCCTTTTTGCCCTTCTTCTATACAAGGAAATGTTTGAATTTGTTGGTTTCTTGTAGTTAAACTATGAATTAGGCCTGATAGTTCTGTGTTCACTGAAATGCCAGTTGTGGAAGAACATTTAAACTGAAGCTAATAGGGAAATCTGTACTCAAATCTTTTTGGCATCTGAAGGTAAACATTTtgcttctgaattttaaatttttactggaAAGGTGACTCAGTACAAATTCACCTTAAATACACATTTGATGTGGGCTTCCATTGCATtaatctttaaataagaaaattttcagtaattacattttttcccccttaagtgAAGTCTTGAAATCTAGCCctattgtttttatgtttttttttttcccttttgttctaaTAATCACAATCTTGTGGCTCAGTGTTTGGTAGCTTGCCTCCATTGTTGATGGAAGAGGAGATGTATTCCAGTAATAGTGTCTTGTTgaatggttagcattttttgtattttttgttttgtttgtttttttcactaaTGGAGATATAAAAAGTAATGTTATCAACTTTGTACATTATGTGAACGTCTTGacgttttacattttaaaaatggctctATTGATGTATagtttatataccataaaatgcacctaattttttcataaatttacCGACTTTTGCAACCATTGCCACGTGCTTTTAGGATGCTGTGTTACCAAAGTAAGATCCCTCATGCTTATTTACATACATTCCCTATTTCTGCTCTCAACTTCAGATTACcatttaatttactttctgtatctatgtgtattttttcaatttctgtagATAATTTTCTGTTACAGTGGATTGCTGAAGACTTTATATCTTAATAGacacaatattataaaaatgaaaattgctaaaaaatgaaaattgctaatttaaaaataaccaagtaTAGGATTTAGACTCTGCTTTATAGATAGTCCTGTCCAGATTAAGAACATGTATATTATAGGCCTTAAACTACtcatatgttggctaattgaatttaaattataaaaagaaactacatttatttgggggaagggagggtacATCAGTCTGctgatttgaaaagattttttgaGATCTTTACATGTCATTTTTATGCAAAACATTAATTCATGTACAAATACTGGATGCTACAAAAGGGGGTATCCCTGATGTCATTTGAAGACGAAAATTAGGTAGATGGGAGAAGTAGCAAGTGTATAGATATCATAGTCAGTTAAGATAAatgctagaggggcgcctgggtagctcagtctgttgagcatctgacttcagctcagccccacatcaggctccctgctcagtggggagtctgattctccatctgcccctccctgccccccccacccaacccccctgcttgtgtgctctctcgctctcaaataaataaataaataaataatcttttttttaaaaaagataaatgttagaGAAGAATGAACCATGCTGAGGATATAGGTAAATTGTCGTTCAGAAAAAATGCACAAATGGTACATGACAGTATGCATTTGGAGAACAAAGGTTAGGAGATGTTCTGAATAATAATGAATCTATTTTTTAGACAACCTGATACTCCAGATTCTCATACAAATGCATTTAACTACCATCAGATTTTTGTAATCTACATCTTATCACCCTTaactgaattatttctttgataccattttgttctcttctgATCTAGTGTCCTATAGTTCCACATGGAAAACTGTATCCTCAAAACATTCTTTTACCTTATTGTTTTGATGTTACAGTTCATACccactattttaattattttattttcacatcctGAAATAGATAAGtcataatttacttaaccagTGTACATTGCTCTTTGAAAAGTGTTTCTGTTGAAAAC belongs to Ailuropoda melanoleuca isolate Jingjing chromosome 9, ASM200744v2, whole genome shotgun sequence and includes:
- the SNURF gene encoding SNRPN upstream reading frame protein; amino-acid sequence: MERARDRLHLRRTTEQHVPEVEIQVKRRRTASLSNQECQLYPRRSQQQQVPVVDFQAELRQAFLAETPRGG